A portion of the Neorhodopirellula lusitana genome contains these proteins:
- a CDS encoding signal peptidase II has protein sequence MATSKPDPSTPDPSTDAMPTASAPTNPNPANQDSIGSVPASRYILFAFLAIVGGVADLWTKQAVFQWRGLPGQREVYWVIDGYFGIETAVNIGAVFGIGAGKGILFAGISVFALIAILLWLFWFRGAVSKWLTFAMGCITGGIIGNFYDRIGMWWQPGYPEQWQSGVRDWILWQASDQWRWPNFNIADSLLVTGAIMLVVQSIFFPPPGMVPPKDAVPDSSDETSNSNAAAN, from the coding sequence ATGGCCACTTCGAAACCTGATCCCTCGACACCTGATCCCTCGACCGACGCGATGCCAACCGCCTCAGCCCCCACCAATCCGAATCCGGCCAACCAGGATTCGATCGGCTCGGTCCCGGCTTCTCGTTATATCCTGTTCGCATTCCTTGCCATTGTCGGTGGCGTAGCGGACCTGTGGACCAAACAGGCCGTGTTCCAGTGGCGAGGCCTGCCCGGCCAACGAGAGGTCTACTGGGTGATCGACGGCTACTTTGGAATCGAAACGGCTGTCAATATTGGAGCGGTCTTCGGCATCGGTGCTGGCAAAGGCATTCTCTTCGCCGGAATCTCCGTCTTTGCCTTGATCGCTATTTTGCTCTGGCTGTTCTGGTTCCGTGGCGCCGTTTCCAAATGGCTCACCTTCGCAATGGGTTGCATCACCGGGGGAATCATCGGCAACTTCTACGATCGTATCGGAATGTGGTGGCAACCGGGGTATCCCGAACAGTGGCAAAGCGGGGTGCGCGATTGGATTTTGTGGCAAGCGTCGGACCAATGGCGATGGCCGAATTTCAACATTGCCGATTCGTTGCTGGTTACCGGCGCCATCATGTTGGTCGTCCAGTCGATCTTCTTCCCACCGCCCGGCATGGTGCCCCCAAAAGACGCCGTGCCTGACAGCAGCGACGAAACGTCGAATTCGAATGCCGCGGCGAATTAA
- a CDS encoding PDZ domain-containing protein, which produces MPQFLSRRSIPLSKVGLGLLITLAVLHCVDSPSASAQGLFSRLRARAESRRAAFQAPPVAQPNQLQRNQSQPNQFRGTNSQNPNSRDQNANSKDPRVLAKPLPSPSRAGQSKNQNQANAPTLGIEVSPTQVGPYRGLGIVGFSEDSLATRSGLRPGDVIVAIEGVRTATLADVTQAQSRSQVGQQATIELYRGGRRYRAMVPFIKAASNSDPDDALASKDSSDKDSADKSDRELDQRKRGEPRMAAKPPVSSTTGPTLARPRASLGVEVRNATPKRGVEIATAGKDTAGTIGGFRPLDRIVSVEGRLISDTDDLIRELSLSQPGDRVQFGVVRNASMLELDVEMGGPGGKPIRSATSPVGSQAKDSKEEASDSGNSLLSGMGSALGGFFSSTKPAPETKELPAPTAQPTPAPAPAMEQLHEPSDREAILPDPLALPEDTASDQTGFGASELPSPRS; this is translated from the coding sequence CACGCTCGCCGTTTTGCACTGCGTTGATAGCCCATCGGCCTCCGCTCAAGGCCTCTTCAGTCGCCTGCGAGCCCGAGCAGAAAGCCGTCGGGCCGCCTTCCAGGCCCCTCCGGTGGCCCAGCCAAACCAACTCCAACGCAATCAATCTCAGCCCAATCAATTCCGTGGCACCAACTCACAAAATCCCAATTCCCGGGACCAAAACGCCAACTCGAAAGACCCTCGCGTTCTGGCAAAACCGCTTCCCAGCCCATCTCGTGCTGGCCAATCCAAAAATCAAAACCAAGCGAACGCGCCTACCTTGGGCATCGAGGTCTCACCGACCCAGGTCGGCCCATACCGTGGTCTAGGCATCGTCGGGTTCAGCGAAGATTCACTGGCAACTCGATCAGGCCTACGTCCGGGCGACGTGATCGTTGCCATTGAAGGAGTACGCACCGCGACCTTGGCCGATGTCACGCAAGCCCAATCGCGAAGCCAAGTCGGCCAGCAAGCGACCATTGAACTGTATCGTGGCGGCCGCCGATATCGAGCCATGGTGCCGTTCATCAAAGCGGCAAGCAACAGCGATCCCGATGATGCACTTGCGAGCAAAGACTCATCAGACAAGGACTCAGCAGACAAATCCGACCGCGAACTGGACCAGCGAAAGCGTGGCGAGCCTCGCATGGCAGCCAAGCCGCCAGTTTCGTCAACGACTGGCCCCACTTTGGCTCGTCCTCGCGCCTCCCTCGGCGTGGAAGTACGCAACGCCACACCGAAACGTGGTGTTGAGATTGCCACCGCCGGCAAAGACACCGCCGGAACCATTGGTGGGTTCCGCCCGCTGGACCGAATCGTTTCGGTAGAAGGACGTTTGATCAGTGACACGGATGATCTCATTCGTGAACTGTCACTGAGCCAGCCCGGCGACCGAGTTCAGTTTGGAGTCGTCCGCAATGCATCAATGCTCGAATTGGATGTGGAAATGGGAGGTCCCGGCGGGAAACCAATCCGCTCGGCAACTAGCCCCGTTGGCAGTCAAGCCAAGGACTCAAAGGAAGAAGCCAGCGACAGCGGCAACAGCCTGCTAAGTGGAATGGGCTCTGCTCTGGGCGGATTCTTCAGTAGCACGAAGCCGGCACCTGAGACCAAGGAATTGCCTGCACCGACTGCCCAGCCAACTCCTGCACCGGCACCGGCAATGGAACAGCTTCACGAACCCAGTGACCGCGAGGCGATTCTTCCCGATCCGCTAGCGTTGCCCGAGGACACCGCCTCGGACCAAACCGGCTTCGGCGCCAGCGAACTGCCCTCACCGCGTAGCTGA
- a CDS encoding serine O-acetyltransferase, translating into MASDFRLKESLPELTEQIVATYTSDDSINHLGHCPLPSYEAVIEILLDLKDILYPGYRRRTNLHAGNIRYHVGGLIDSLHDQLTVQIGRALRHEHRVKQKHDDCVDEIDFEAKGQAMTIELLKRIIPLRKTLATDVQAAFDGDPACQTTDEIVFCYPGFEAITVYRIAHQLVKLDVPFIPRMMTEWAHQQTGIDIHPGATIGDYFFIDHGTGVVIGETCEIGEHVKLYQGVTLGALSFPTDADGQIIRGQKRHPTIEDHVVVYANATILGGRTVVGRDSVIGSSVWITRSVSPATTVLLEKPQLRVRGGDDAADELAPELNYQI; encoded by the coding sequence GTGGCGTCTGATTTTCGACTTAAAGAATCACTGCCTGAATTGACCGAGCAGATCGTTGCGACGTACACGTCGGACGATTCGATCAATCACCTCGGGCATTGCCCGCTTCCGAGTTACGAAGCGGTCATCGAGATTTTGTTGGACCTGAAGGATATTTTGTATCCGGGTTATCGACGTCGCACGAATTTGCATGCGGGAAACATCCGCTACCACGTTGGTGGGTTGATTGACTCGTTGCACGATCAACTGACGGTTCAGATCGGACGGGCGTTGCGGCACGAACATCGTGTCAAGCAAAAACACGATGACTGCGTTGACGAGATCGACTTCGAAGCCAAAGGGCAGGCGATGACGATCGAGTTGCTGAAGCGAATCATTCCCTTGCGGAAAACACTCGCGACGGATGTGCAGGCCGCTTTCGATGGCGACCCCGCCTGTCAAACAACTGACGAGATCGTCTTTTGCTATCCCGGATTCGAAGCGATCACGGTTTACCGGATTGCTCATCAACTGGTGAAGCTCGATGTGCCCTTCATTCCTCGAATGATGACAGAATGGGCGCACCAGCAAACCGGGATCGATATTCACCCGGGTGCCACGATCGGTGATTACTTCTTCATCGATCACGGGACGGGTGTGGTGATTGGTGAAACTTGCGAAATTGGCGAACACGTCAAGCTGTATCAAGGTGTTACCCTGGGAGCATTGAGCTTTCCAACGGACGCCGATGGGCAGATCATTCGTGGCCAAAAACGTCACCCCACGATCGAAGATCACGTCGTGGTCTATGCCAACGCAACTATCTTGGGCGGTCGTACCGTGGTAGGTCGAGATTCAGTCATTGGGTCGAGTGTTTGGATCACACGAAGCGTCTCCCCGGCGACGACGGTCTTATTGGAAAAACCACAACTTCGCGTGCGTGGCGGTGATGATGCTGCCGATGAGCTGGCTCCCGAATTGAATTACCAGATCTAG
- a CDS encoding efflux RND transporter permease subunit, with translation MQSGLQVNRQLASMFAPDDPSLADYQNLQATFGGNQVIMLVYDDPDLMSQAGLHRCRKWTHQVESLEAVTGVLSVAKLVDVFAYLRPKLPFSSDDSIALFDLEDELAQEFRELFAGYTHSRDESTSAIVAMLGPDNIQGTLTDFRQIVAQMNTTRPLAKATLVGEPILLQDAFDLILADGRRLAIGTISLLALVILVTLGDIRVVVLSAISITWSTLATRSTMVLLGIELSLVSAVLIAIVAVIVVAAVMHLGIRRRSGVSTIQTIGLLAIPITVTCLTDAAGFASLLVSGVRPVQQFGIMTAVASLAVLASLALFTPAILSWPDRLRIGSRMDARLPGRTSDLLRRTVRMSLRHRSSLGIAMLLVILVCGLHVATLTTNTSFLQNFRSDSEIATVYRRVEERLGGAGVTDIVLPAPNAITPEYLDRVLAFEQRLRDLRVGTDGQAQLSKVLSLADADAVAAKVSFLSFVTPDVRLAGMRAAIPEFAQALLTFPASPAKSTRRSLRIMLRSDEAMSGPNKAALSRAITHELAAFAAWNNFTDSDRPRLTGYSVLMSNLVASLIRDQWRALGLACVLVGTLLWLATGNWRETLAALLVNTLPIVVVLSLMGLLGGQLDLGSAMIGAVSIGMSIDGSVHFLTGYHRRRRSGSSTHDAAVESATDLGLPIVLASLALVVGFGVLVTSPFVPTATFGLLVAATLAASTVANLTLLPAMVVWCTSQECTVTVPRGESESDASEPDTDTCEPKTKV, from the coding sequence ATGCAATCGGGCCTGCAAGTCAATCGGCAACTTGCGTCGATGTTTGCCCCCGACGATCCATCACTGGCGGACTATCAAAATCTACAAGCAACTTTCGGTGGCAACCAAGTCATCATGCTGGTCTATGACGACCCTGATTTGATGAGCCAAGCGGGTCTGCACCGCTGCCGAAAATGGACTCACCAAGTCGAGTCACTTGAGGCGGTCACGGGAGTCTTGTCGGTCGCGAAACTTGTCGACGTTTTCGCCTACCTTCGCCCCAAGCTTCCATTCTCGTCGGACGACTCGATCGCGTTATTCGATCTTGAAGATGAGTTAGCGCAAGAATTCCGTGAACTCTTCGCAGGCTACACGCACAGTCGTGATGAATCGACATCGGCTATCGTTGCGATGCTCGGCCCAGACAACATCCAAGGGACACTCACCGATTTCCGGCAGATCGTCGCTCAGATGAACACGACCCGTCCGCTGGCGAAAGCGACTTTGGTCGGCGAGCCAATTCTGTTGCAAGACGCGTTCGACCTTATCTTGGCCGATGGACGACGTCTGGCGATCGGAACCATCAGCTTACTGGCTCTGGTGATCCTGGTCACTCTTGGCGACATTCGCGTCGTCGTCTTGTCAGCGATCAGCATCACTTGGTCCACTTTAGCAACACGGTCCACAATGGTGTTACTCGGAATTGAGCTATCACTTGTATCGGCCGTCTTGATCGCCATCGTCGCGGTGATTGTGGTTGCCGCGGTGATGCACCTGGGTATCCGCCGGCGGTCGGGCGTATCAACAATCCAGACCATTGGTTTGCTGGCGATTCCCATCACGGTGACGTGCTTAACCGATGCGGCAGGTTTCGCATCGCTGCTGGTTTCCGGTGTGCGGCCAGTCCAGCAGTTTGGCATCATGACGGCGGTCGCATCCCTCGCCGTTCTTGCATCACTTGCCCTGTTCACGCCCGCGATCCTTTCCTGGCCGGATCGCCTTCGGATCGGCTCTCGCATGGACGCTCGTTTACCTGGCCGAACATCCGATCTGTTGCGACGGACCGTTCGCATGAGCTTGCGGCACCGCTCCAGTCTGGGAATCGCAATGCTGTTGGTAATTCTGGTGTGCGGCCTTCACGTCGCCACACTGACCACCAACACCAGTTTCTTACAAAACTTCCGGTCTGACAGCGAGATTGCGACCGTTTACCGCCGCGTGGAAGAGCGACTCGGTGGAGCGGGAGTCACCGACATCGTCTTGCCCGCACCCAATGCAATTACCCCCGAATACCTCGACCGGGTCCTCGCATTCGAACAACGCCTACGCGACCTGCGAGTGGGCACCGACGGACAGGCCCAATTGAGTAAGGTGTTGAGCTTGGCCGACGCGGACGCCGTCGCAGCCAAAGTGAGCTTTTTGTCGTTCGTTACTCCCGATGTTCGATTGGCCGGCATGCGAGCGGCGATCCCCGAGTTCGCTCAGGCACTGCTAACCTTCCCCGCTTCACCTGCGAAATCAACACGCCGCTCTTTAAGGATCATGCTTCGTAGCGATGAAGCAATGTCAGGCCCCAACAAAGCAGCTCTATCGCGAGCGATCACGCATGAACTAGCGGCCTTCGCGGCGTGGAACAACTTCACCGATTCAGACCGACCGCGGCTGACTGGCTACTCGGTCTTGATGTCAAACTTGGTTGCCAGTTTGATTCGCGATCAATGGCGAGCTTTGGGTTTGGCTTGCGTCTTGGTCGGAACACTGCTCTGGCTCGCGACCGGCAATTGGCGTGAAACCCTAGCCGCGTTGCTAGTCAACACACTCCCCATTGTCGTCGTGCTTTCCCTGATGGGCCTCTTAGGCGGACAACTGGACTTGGGCTCGGCGATGATCGGAGCCGTGTCCATTGGAATGTCGATCGACGGGTCGGTGCACTTTTTAACCGGCTATCATCGTCGACGGCGATCGGGAAGTTCAACACATGACGCCGCCGTTGAATCAGCGACCGACCTAGGCCTGCCTATCGTCCTGGCAAGCCTTGCCCTGGTCGTCGGTTTTGGGGTGTTGGTGACCAGCCCGTTTGTGCCCACCGCAACCTTCGGACTTTTAGTGGCTGCAACGCTGGCGGCTTCGACCGTCGCCAACCTCACCTTGCTACCGGCGATGGTGGTCTGGTGCACCTCGCAAGAATGCACCGTTACCGTGCCAAGGGGCGAATCAGAATCCGACGCCAGCGAACCAGACACGGACACCTGCGAACCCAAAACTAAGGTTTGA
- a CDS encoding GIY-YIG nuclease family protein gives MNVVIARLGILCVCLTLAFWVGGPSVNADSPDTPIAELSAADPGNSFSQQQIVDAFAASHDRYSSDELIVDERLRLAFIKALGIPAVVQSSDQSLADDQTAALLELLKLRKRGRLDVPTTRTRREDISAIADTAEIAIRTVLDRNDVSIDRVLCDPRLRDEVQAEAEKLVPGVSDRLIRKAVLRLRKVRRLRPELVLRVAQWEKEVVTMPVIGLNLDVIPHAPGVYLFRRDDGYLYIGEAVDLHDRMKQHFAGSHNSGLAKVLAVQSTDALDEDNPQKSSVVLELHVFAKDSPGRQTVMRRAYESELIRSREPKFNLRP, from the coding sequence ATGAATGTTGTTATCGCCCGGCTTGGCATCCTTTGTGTCTGCCTGACTCTGGCATTTTGGGTTGGGGGCCCGTCGGTGAATGCGGATTCACCAGACACGCCGATTGCAGAGTTGTCGGCCGCCGATCCCGGGAACTCGTTTTCCCAGCAACAGATCGTTGACGCGTTTGCAGCTTCCCATGACCGGTATAGCAGCGACGAATTAATTGTTGATGAAAGGTTGCGTTTGGCTTTCATCAAGGCGTTGGGGATACCGGCAGTCGTTCAAAGCAGCGATCAATCGTTGGCGGATGATCAAACGGCTGCTTTGCTTGAACTGTTGAAGTTGCGCAAGCGTGGGCGATTGGACGTGCCAACGACACGCACACGACGTGAGGATATCTCAGCGATCGCCGATACCGCTGAAATCGCGATCCGAACGGTGTTAGACCGAAATGATGTCAGTATCGATCGCGTCCTTTGTGATCCGCGACTTCGGGACGAAGTTCAAGCGGAAGCTGAAAAGTTGGTTCCCGGGGTGTCTGATCGTTTGATTCGCAAAGCCGTGTTGCGACTTCGCAAAGTCCGCCGGCTGCGGCCAGAGTTGGTGTTGCGAGTTGCCCAGTGGGAAAAAGAAGTGGTGACCATGCCAGTGATTGGTCTGAACTTGGACGTGATCCCGCATGCGCCGGGCGTGTACCTGTTTCGTCGTGATGACGGTTACTTGTACATCGGTGAAGCGGTGGATTTGCACGACCGGATGAAGCAGCATTTCGCCGGTAGCCATAATTCAGGCTTAGCGAAAGTGTTGGCTGTCCAATCGACAGACGCGTTGGATGAAGACAACCCACAGAAATCCAGCGTGGTTTTGGAGCTACATGTGTTCGCAAAAGACTCACCTGGGCGTCAAACCGTGATGCGAAGAGCTTACGAAAGCGAGCTGATACGGTCTCGAGAACCGAAGTTCAATCTAAGGCCGTGA
- the nth gene encoding endonuclease III has product MRKVERAAIVMERLADLYPDPPIPLDHRDEFTLLVAVLLSAQCTDKKVNEVTPELFEVAGSPLTMFELGEAKILEIIRPLGLSKQKASALAKLSGLLIERHDSQVPQSFPELEALPGVGHKTASVVMAQAFGVPAFPVDTHIHRLAQRWGLTSGKNVVQTEADLKKLFPAESWNDLHLQIIFYGREHCTARGCDGTKCGLCQELYPRRRKPVVWIKP; this is encoded by the coding sequence GTGCGTAAAGTCGAACGTGCCGCCATCGTAATGGAACGCTTGGCGGATCTTTATCCGGACCCGCCCATTCCGCTAGACCACCGTGACGAGTTCACGTTGTTGGTCGCGGTGTTGTTGAGTGCGCAGTGCACGGACAAGAAGGTCAACGAAGTGACGCCGGAATTGTTTGAAGTTGCCGGCAGTCCGCTGACAATGTTTGAACTAGGCGAGGCGAAGATTCTTGAAATCATTCGCCCGCTGGGCCTTTCGAAGCAAAAAGCGTCCGCACTCGCCAAGCTGTCCGGGTTGCTAATCGAGCGCCATGACTCACAGGTGCCGCAGAGTTTTCCTGAGCTTGAAGCGTTGCCGGGGGTGGGGCACAAAACAGCGAGTGTGGTGATGGCACAAGCATTTGGCGTTCCCGCGTTCCCGGTGGACACGCATATTCATCGGCTGGCTCAGCGATGGGGCCTGACGTCGGGCAAGAATGTCGTCCAAACCGAAGCTGACTTGAAGAAGCTGTTCCCTGCGGAATCATGGAACGACCTGCATTTGCAGATCATCTTCTATGGGCGAGAACACTGCACTGCGCGCGGGTGTGACGGTACCAAGTGTGGGCTCTGCCAAGAGTTGTATCCTCGCCGCCGCAAGCCCGTGGTTTGGATCAAACCTTAG
- a CDS encoding MBL fold metallo-hydrolase: MQIIHHGAYDGVTGSCHQLVWKKDAGSADQSLLVDCGTFQGNDAKKHPNPEIEFSLKGIECLLLTHVHIDHAGRLPYLLGAGFDKPIFCSEPSAKLLPMVMEDALKIGFTRSKKLIGKFLHQIKRMLRPLPYHQWKDIPGGAKVRLLPAGHVLGSTIFEVELPDGKRVVFSGDIGAGTNPLLNPPVSPQRADVLVLESTYGDRLHPPKTDRQAELEKIVRHTLGNGGVTIIPAFSLGRTQALLYELNGIFERVEKSDDRSLLKQVDVIVDSPLASRFTSLYKEMKQHWGEEAQFLMETDDQPLVFENLTTVGSHTEHKSTLDYLDQKKLPAVVIAGSGMCTGGRVMNYLKRFIGDPRTDIVFAGYQASGTPGHFISRGSDWVRLDGKKHTIHAAVHQLTGYSAHGDQADLIRFVEEMESRPGEIRLVHGEYGPKRTLGKLLTEKGYKVFNPNKSR; the protein is encoded by the coding sequence ATGCAAATCATCCACCACGGCGCGTATGACGGTGTCACCGGTTCCTGTCACCAACTCGTCTGGAAGAAAGACGCGGGCTCCGCCGATCAAAGCTTGTTGGTCGACTGCGGCACCTTCCAAGGCAACGACGCCAAGAAGCATCCCAACCCTGAGATTGAATTCTCGTTGAAAGGGATCGAGTGTTTGCTATTAACCCACGTGCACATCGATCATGCGGGTCGGCTTCCCTATTTGCTGGGCGCGGGCTTTGATAAGCCCATCTTTTGCAGCGAACCCAGTGCCAAACTGTTACCGATGGTGATGGAAGACGCTCTTAAAATTGGCTTCACGCGTTCCAAGAAGCTGATCGGAAAATTCCTGCATCAAATCAAACGCATGCTTCGTCCCCTTCCCTACCATCAGTGGAAGGATATCCCAGGTGGAGCCAAAGTACGACTGCTGCCCGCTGGGCATGTTTTGGGCTCCACCATCTTTGAAGTGGAGTTACCCGATGGCAAACGCGTCGTCTTCAGCGGCGACATCGGCGCGGGTACCAATCCGCTACTCAATCCACCCGTCAGTCCGCAGCGAGCCGACGTGTTGGTGCTGGAAAGTACCTATGGCGACCGCCTCCATCCACCCAAAACCGATCGCCAAGCCGAACTCGAAAAGATTGTTCGGCACACGCTTGGCAACGGAGGTGTCACAATCATTCCCGCGTTCTCGCTGGGACGGACCCAAGCATTGCTATACGAACTCAACGGGATCTTCGAACGAGTTGAAAAGTCAGACGATCGATCTCTGCTGAAACAGGTCGATGTGATTGTGGACTCGCCTTTGGCGTCCCGGTTCACAAGTCTTTACAAGGAAATGAAACAGCACTGGGGCGAAGAAGCTCAATTCCTAATGGAGACCGACGACCAGCCTTTGGTCTTCGAGAACCTCACCACCGTGGGCAGCCACACCGAACACAAGTCGACACTCGATTACCTGGATCAAAAGAAACTACCCGCCGTCGTGATCGCTGGAAGCGGAATGTGCACCGGTGGTCGCGTGATGAATTACCTGAAACGGTTCATCGGCGACCCGCGAACCGATATCGTCTTCGCCGGTTATCAAGCCAGTGGCACCCCCGGTCATTTCATCTCACGTGGCAGCGATTGGGTTCGCCTCGATGGAAAAAAGCACACGATTCACGCGGCCGTCCACCAGCTAACCGGTTATTCCGCACACGGCGACCAAGCCGACTTGATTCGATTTGTAGAAGAAATGGAAAGCCGACCGGGTGAGATTCGCCTGGTCCATGGGGAGTACGGCCCCAAGCGAACGCTTGGCAAACTGCTGACCGAAAAGGGCTACAAAGTCTTCAACCCCAATAAGTCGCGATAA
- a CDS encoding thioredoxin family protein → MRLAWPRHIKSTVLLTATCLLAPVAAQAEIAWQSDLATAHAQAKAQNKPLLLHFYSDNCVWCDRLEAGAFQSPQVDEAIAQGFVPVKVHAGKSPELAKMFKVTKFPTDVVVTPSGESLAHGVSPQDPNRYVGMLASAGSKMLAMQPKSNLPVNAAGSYAMQQVPSGTNPHVHPGQANSAPATAAMAQSGAPVANPYHQPTGLLPGGASARLAGARTDGMTLGMPGQMMDPPSMETAAEPQAAAPKAAAAPASTPKLAMEGYCAVTVIDEDKWEEGNPKFGVVHLGKLYLFGSAEKMDTFLADPTPYTPVLNEIDVVRFFEERQIVPGKRRFGMRDPIHQRMFFFADEAAMNHFFNEYERYTDAAIEVMAQAVKDANPTMR, encoded by the coding sequence ATGCGACTCGCATGGCCCCGACACATTAAATCAACGGTTTTACTAACCGCCACCTGTTTGCTGGCTCCCGTTGCGGCCCAGGCGGAAATTGCATGGCAAAGCGACCTAGCAACCGCTCACGCTCAAGCCAAAGCTCAAAACAAGCCACTACTGCTGCACTTCTACAGCGACAACTGTGTCTGGTGTGACCGGCTCGAAGCTGGCGCCTTCCAGTCACCTCAAGTCGATGAAGCGATCGCTCAAGGCTTCGTTCCCGTAAAAGTCCACGCTGGCAAGTCGCCGGAACTGGCCAAGATGTTCAAGGTCACCAAGTTCCCGACCGATGTCGTCGTGACACCCAGTGGCGAAAGCTTGGCACACGGCGTTAGCCCACAAGATCCCAATCGATATGTTGGCATGTTGGCATCCGCCGGAAGCAAAATGCTGGCGATGCAGCCCAAGAGCAATCTTCCAGTCAACGCAGCGGGCAGCTATGCGATGCAGCAAGTCCCGTCAGGAACCAATCCACACGTCCATCCGGGCCAAGCCAATTCGGCTCCCGCGACCGCGGCAATGGCACAATCAGGTGCTCCCGTTGCCAACCCCTATCACCAACCGACTGGTCTTTTGCCAGGTGGCGCGTCCGCTCGCCTAGCGGGAGCTCGCACCGATGGCATGACACTGGGCATGCCCGGTCAAATGATGGACCCGCCATCCATGGAAACCGCTGCGGAACCTCAAGCCGCCGCCCCCAAAGCCGCCGCTGCCCCAGCATCGACTCCTAAGCTCGCGATGGAAGGCTACTGTGCCGTCACCGTGATCGACGAAGACAAATGGGAAGAAGGCAACCCGAAGTTCGGTGTCGTGCACCTGGGCAAGCTGTACCTGTTTGGCTCAGCCGAAAAGATGGACACCTTCCTTGCCGACCCCACACCTTACACGCCTGTGTTGAACGAAATCGATGTGGTGCGATTCTTCGAAGAACGCCAGATCGTGCCCGGCAAACGTCGCTTCGGCATGCGTGATCCGATTCACCAACGCATGTTCTTCTTCGCGGATGAAGCGGCGATGAACCACTTCTTCAATGAATACGAGCGTTACACCGACGCCGCCATCGAAGTCATGGCCCAAGCAGTCAAAGACGCCAATCCAACCATGCGTTAA
- a CDS encoding DUF1207 domain-containing protein, whose translation MSRWIYKLAVGVVLAFLFIGTAPSMLCAQEDGFGLHGANDQVISDLASLGLPENSTLIEVSDRSPFQVAGHHPSSTSSDSRQWHLLPDGLLWDPYLAGPHESRMSLVIHQRTDDHQGYFWDSTLGGRVGLLRYGTDGSRGAQGWQWDLEGGVITRLNLEEAEDVESMDFRFGTLITMADGPWSAKFGYFHISSHVGDEYLLRNPTHVRVNYVTESLITGVSYQKSDALRLYGEAALAVKASGGAKPWQFQTGAEFIPPVTVAKKGGPFAAMNIDIREAVGFHPTFTLQTGWQWQGQQSGRRFRAGFQYLNGYTPQFSFFEDKEQSIGTGIWFDY comes from the coding sequence TTGTCTCGGTGGATTTACAAACTCGCAGTCGGCGTGGTGCTGGCGTTCCTATTTATCGGAACGGCGCCGTCAATGCTATGTGCTCAAGAGGATGGTTTCGGGCTGCATGGAGCCAACGACCAGGTCATCAGTGATTTGGCATCCTTGGGATTACCTGAGAATTCAACGTTGATCGAAGTCAGTGATCGCTCGCCCTTTCAGGTCGCTGGGCATCATCCTTCGTCCACCAGTTCGGATTCCCGCCAATGGCATCTTTTGCCGGACGGATTGTTATGGGATCCCTACCTTGCGGGCCCTCACGAATCCCGGATGTCGTTGGTGATTCATCAACGCACTGATGATCACCAAGGCTACTTTTGGGATTCCACATTGGGCGGGCGTGTGGGCTTGTTGCGATACGGAACCGACGGATCTCGAGGTGCTCAAGGTTGGCAGTGGGATCTCGAAGGCGGCGTGATCACACGTCTGAATTTGGAAGAAGCGGAGGACGTGGAGTCGATGGATTTCCGCTTCGGGACCTTGATCACGATGGCCGATGGACCATGGTCAGCGAAGTTTGGGTACTTCCACATTAGTTCGCATGTGGGTGACGAGTACCTGCTGCGAAACCCAACTCACGTTCGCGTGAACTATGTCACGGAATCGCTAATTACCGGCGTCAGCTACCAGAAGTCAGACGCTTTGCGCTTGTATGGCGAAGCAGCTCTTGCGGTCAAAGCTTCCGGCGGTGCGAAGCCTTGGCAGTTCCAAACCGGAGCCGAGTTCATTCCGCCAGTGACGGTCGCAAAGAAGGGCGGCCCGTTCGCGGCGATGAACATTGATATTCGCGAAGCCGTCGGGTTCCATCCAACATTCACGTTGCAAACCGGCTGGCAGTGGCAGGGCCAACAATCGGGGCGTCGCTTCCGCGCCGGTTTCCAGTACCTGAATGGCTACACGCCCCAGTTTTCGTTCTTTGAAGACAAAGAACAGTCCATTGGGACGGGGATTTGGTTTGACTATTAG